Sequence from the Aspergillus nidulans FGSC A4 chromosome III genome:
CGGTAATCCCCAGGGCGCACTATTCCCCCACGACCCGTGGCTAGAGAATCGCAAAACCGGTCCAATCAGTAGGGATCTTACAACAGGTCTTAGCATTTCCGCGCTTCACCACGTCGTCACTGCTCACGTCCAATCTTTATACCGCCTCGACGAGGACACAGTGTCAGCGGAGATTATCCATTCTTTCCCTACGCAACCGGCGCCCTGAAATTCGCCAAGTATCTAAAATTCCACTTCATAGTTATTGTAGGGAATTGCAGCCTTAACTATAACAAACCTACCGCAGGGAGTTGGGCGCTTTGAAATACGTGGGTTTCTGCCGCGCGTCTGGACCATGTTTCCACCAAAAGAACGATGGATATCCCTGAGACTGGGTTCTCAAATAGAAACACTGTTTTGCACAAGGACGACCACGCCACCACTCTTCTTGTATGAGTGGTCAGGAGGGCGCGGTGTATAGCATAAGCAAGCACAATTCTTCTATGATCGCGTTGGAATCTAGGTTGATGGGCCTAGACCATTTAGTTTGTAGACGCTCTTGGAGACCCCATAAGTATATCTACCAAGGCCCCAGGCGCTGTCAGTGACGTTGCCTTATGGCTAGTCTTGATTGCGAAACGGAACAAGAATCTAGCAAGCGTGGTTTTAGCGGAAAGAATCGTGCATGGACTTGCTGGTTCTGCTCTAGCTCGGCTGCCCAGTTTAGAGTTGATTAACTTAGCCTCGCCGGAAGTATCTCCAGACTCTCTGTTCCAAGGATCTGGTAGTCGCCGGCGGCCACCGCTGTCCCTGTGGTGTTTAGTTATAGTTTTCGCGATGATTAATATAGGCTTCGGCGCGGTGGAGATGATTAGGTGGCAATGTCAGACGCTTCAGCGGAGCCAATCGAATCGAAGTGGCCATGATTGTGCATTTTCACTAGCTGCTCCCCAGGCAGGTCTTACTTAAAGCACATAGTCTCCTAGCCATCCAACGCCGCTTTCAGAGGTAATACAGGGCTGGATTAGCCATGCCGTGTATTCCCCCGGCCAGTTGTCCTTATAATCGAACAACAGAAGTCGTCCGATTCGGCGCTATACACCGAAACGAACTCGTCAAAACCTCATTCCACAAATCCTCCCCCGCCGTCTTCCCAGGCTGATCTGTATAGAAAAATTCTCCCAGCAGCGCCTGAACGTCGAGCCATTCCTTTAGAGCTAAAGAGTCCGCGACTTCCGCGAGCTGAAACACAAACCACGGGTGCGAGCGGTGTCCCCGCGAAGCCATCCCGCCAAGAAGGAGAATCCAGAATAACAGATCCGGTGCTGTATCCTGGTAGTATGTGATGCCGTCAAGGCTTCGTTTCAAGTGCTCTACCATGTATCCTCAGGCTGATCAGTGTAAAAGAACTCCCCGAGCAGGCGTCGTGCCTGATGCCTGTCGCTAAGGCCAACATGCTGTGCCACATACGCAGTGTGATCAACAAACCATGAGTGAGTGTTGTAGCCCTTAGATCCTAGCCCTCCAATAACAAGCATCCAGAATAGCAAGTCAGGAGCGATCACCAGGAGATAAGGAATTCGGGGTGCAAGGATATGCTTGAAGGTTTCCACCATGTGGCGCACGATGGGAAGAGATTGGACATGGGAGACACGGACGTATAAGTAGACGAGAAGGGAGTAACGGAGAGGCGGGTTAAGATCGTTCACCTTGTATGTTGAATCAGAAGTAGCGGAGAGGAAGTCATGTTGAAAGACAGTGAAAAGATCATTGTCAGTTTATGTTACGAGTTCAGGATATGCTTTGCCGAGCTCAAAATGTTGGATGAGCCTTGTGAAGATCGGGAGAAAGTACTTTAGAGATGGAGACACCTCTGTGTACCAGCGGGAGCTAGCAAAGCGAGAACCAAGAGTAGCAATATAGGGCGGGATTACGAAGCCAATTGCGTAAGCATCAGGCCTTCGATAAAAAATGGCGGGCTCCTGAAGTATCTCGCTGCGAAACTTAGCTGACATTGGGATGATTGGTGGTTCATTCTGCAGAGCTGCATACACCGTAACAGCACTGGGAGCATTAGCCGCGAATGGGATAAACATTAAAGGGGTGTTGTACTGGTATATGCTGGAAACTGTCATGTGCTCCAATGCATCAAGACCGCCAGCTAGTTCTGCAAGCGTTGCCAGGCCTTTCATATGTGTCTGCAGAGCCGCAAATTCGGCATTGATGGTCTAAGCAGACTAGTTAGTAACCAACCAAAAGAGCCTCAAACCTGACTCATCAATGGGAGGGAGAACCCCATACCTCGATTGTCACGATTGAGCCAACAAGTAACACTGTAGACTCTGCCACCGCAGTCACGGgatcctgcagaagatcgTTCAAGATTCTGACGGCGTTCGTTCGAAATTGTAAGCAATCTCTGAGTGATCTTTGGCTTGCTATGGATGAAACACCATTACAAGATTCAAGAGCCGCCTTGTGTCCAGCCGCGAGACAGAGTTTGGTGTAGAGTTGCCCTGGGGACATGACCGCCCTTTCAGTCTACCAGGTATTTATCCGCTCAATATTAAGCAGATACATTTTAGAGGCCATGTAGAATCTGTCTGAGAATATTTTCAGTATTGGCTGTGAATATGAGAAAGCTAGAATTAAGCAGGTGACGTACAATAgcgaaaatatatatacatagCATTGCTCATTGGCACAGGATAGGCGCAAAAAGGGTTGGCATGGTTCTGGCTGATGACGGTAGATACTCTGACTAGAAACATGTAATTGTTATGAATTCATGTCTTGTTTCTATGAATGTTTTctacctccttctctccttgcTGCGGTGTACTGCCCCTGTATGGCTGGGGCAATTTCAAATAATCAAgagcctctttcttcctttgctgaTGGGCGTTTCTTGCAAGGAATGACTTCTTTTGCCTTCCTATGCTGACACATTGCGAAACATCAGCCTGAGTATCCACAAACATAAACCCACAATGCGCAGGCTGAGGTGTGGGGTGATCTCCTAGGATAGATGCTTCCAGTGAAGGAAATATCGGCATAATCTCATCAACAGGGTCCAAGCTTATTATAAACGCACACACCCGCCCACAGATAAAAAGACTGTTTCGAGGAGTTTTTCAAAGGGCAGAGCCCTTTGTCCACTGAAGGTAATATATTACCGGATTGTGTCAGGTAGGTTGATGGGTGATAAGACATGGACAATTCTCTAGTATCAGCAATAGAAGAAGAGACCAATAAAAATCTTCTATAACCCTGATTCGCGATCCCAAGTCTTTGGCTCAGGTTTGGGGTCAATTCTAACGAAGTGATGATCTGGAATGGGTTTAGACCAGAGCAGGCGATGCCAATAAATTGATTACTCATAGAAGATTAAAGTTTGAAAAGGGCGAAACCTCAAAACGCGACagaggggaaaggaagggtggaaggggagaaaAGCGCTAATGGAGCCCACTGTTGCCAAAAATAGTCCGCAAGGGTCTCGGCAATGCAAACCGTGTGTCTAACGTAATTCCCAACCGAGTCGACCGCCCGATCGACCCGCTCACCTCTTCAAAATTTATCACGCGTTCAACGCGTAACTATTCAAGCAACCACCATGCCACCAACGGCCACAGACTCTCTAAAAGCGAGGAAACATCTCTAGTTAAGTACATTCGGTGAAAGCCTACTTCTGGAAGGGAGGGAGGGGACATAAACAGGTTCGATCATCCATCAACCGATACAAGACAAACACCACCTAGCCTTAACGACTGTCATCCCGTTTACACTCCTCTTGTAAAGGATTCTCGACACATCGTTTTCTCACAATGTCCCTCCCCGCCGTCCCCGAAGCCTACATCCCCCGAGACCCAAGCACCCTCTCCATCCCGCAAGCGACTGGCGGAGAAGCGGAACCCTTGATCTGCGAGCTGTCCAGCCCACAGAAACGGCAATGTACCTGGTGTAGTAGATTCAGTCACTTCGATGGGAACACCAATTCAGACACATCCAGAAGCAAGCAACCCCCGCTCTGGCGCCTTTGGCAACGCTGGCAGGGACAACACGGGGCGCAGGCCTGATGCAATTGCGCATACTATACCAAGCAGCAGTGAGTCCAGCAATGCTATATGGACACTCGGCATGGTACTCGCTCAGGTCTGGAGGCGGACATCCCCAAAGCCGACTGAAGATGTTAAGCCAAATCCAAACCACAGCAGCAAGAGTTATCACCGGCGCTTTCCGGGCCACGGCATCTGCGGGGCTTAACATCGCGGCACACTTACTCCCAGAGCAACGCTcttggagagaaagatgatAGCGACATCCTCTGGTTTCATACTGGCACAGCCATGGACATGGTGGAAAGggtgaggagaggagaagatatcGGAAACGGACACCTAGGCAACGGGTGGCGGccatggagctggagccCTTTGGAGAAGATCCAAGACTTCACAGAAAGGGAGATCGGGAAAGACAGCCTCAGGAACCTCGAGCAAATTTTGCCATTCTCTGTCGCGCCGCACTGGGTCTCCCCAGACATAATAATCGACGGGGACGCAGAGACCGCGATAGAGACACACCGAAACATACTGAACCGCGCACCACGCCCTATAGCACTGTACACTGATGGCAGTGGAATCAACGGTAGAGTGGGAGCAGCCGCAATATGCCCGAAATATCTGATATCGCGCTCGTCGTATATGGGGCAACAATCGGAGTCAACGGTATACGTCGCGGAACTACAGGGGATCCTGCTAGCCCTGGTGATTATTCTCCAGCGCCAAATGCAACACGCAGTCATCTTCACAGATAACCAGGCTACGCTCCAAGCACTACGAAACCCGGGCAGTCAGTCAGGACAGTATATCCTGGAAGCCATTATAATGGCGCTAAACAAAGGGCGGAAGGCGGGATTAAATGTTCACTTTCGTTGGATTCCCGCACACAGAGGTGTCGAGGGAAACGAACAGGCAGACCGGAGAGCAAAGGAGGCAACAGGATGGCGACGGATCCGGGGCCACCGAGGCAGAATGGTAGAGGTCATGACTGATGAGACAGCGCCCAAGCCTCACTAACTCAAGACCATTAGGTCGGCcgtgaagagaagggcccATGAAGTTGTGAATGCCCGATGGGAAAATGATTGGAAATCatgccatcatggccggGAGCTATACGAATTAACGCCAACACCAACAAGGAAGGTCCTCAGGGTGCATCAGGACCTACACAGAGCGCTGAGCACGATAATTGTCCAAATGCGCACCGGCAAGATTGGACTCCGCCACTATCTCTATCAGAGAGGAGTACCGGATGTACCAAACAGCGATTGCCAATGCGGAAGAGCGACACAATCGGTCCGCCACATCCTTCTCGCATGCCCTACCTTCAGCGGCCTACGGGAGGAAATCTTCGGTGGACGAAGTGGGGGACCAGAAGGGGAGGGAAGCGTTAAGAAAATCTTCAACACGCCTAAGCTTGCGATCCAAGCAGCCAAATTCATGCTACGCACAGGGCTCCTTGGGCAATTTGGAGCTGTACGCAGGGCGGAAATAGACGAGGCAGAGCACTGAAGTCATTGGGTACGTAGAAGACAATAGAGGGTTTGGGGAACCCTGGACAGCTGTCCAAGCGGAGCCAAACCCTCAGGATGTTGACAATTATGGGTGGATATAGTATTAGCAACCGCCCCGACCATCCTAGTGGGGGGTGTTTTCCCGCATAGCCATAGATATCATTGGCTGGGACGGTGTATGAATTAATCCGAAATCCGAAATCCGAAATCCTTGCGGAGGGATTAAGCTCGACGAGTTTGCTTCGTGAAGTTTCAATTTGCTCCCTCTTCACATATACGTACCTGTGCGCCAACATATCTTGCGTTTTATGGTCTATTTAGCATGGGCGGCGAAGTACGTGCCATCTTTTCGCTGTTCAATGTCGGCCAGTTAAATGGTTTTGCCCATTTCCCACACCCATCACGGAGCTTTGAGCCCAAGACACACTCTCGGCTTCGTGATGTGACGCTCAATAGCATTCAAAATCTACTCGGTGCACTCATATAACGGACGACGATGTGCTAAACGATTAGATATGTCACCTTCACATCGGCCAGGCTGGCACGCAGATGGGTAATGCGGCCTGGGAACTGTAAGTCTTTATTACTTTGTGATCCTTCTGGCAGCGGCTAATCGCTCGATTACTATCTAGTTATCTCCTCGAGCACGGCCTAACGGCCGATGGTCATGTCAATCCCGATATCACTACGGACATCCACCGGAACGACTCCTATGTGACAATTTTCACCGAACTTGGCAATGGCAAATTCGTTCCTCGCTCCATCTTTGTCGACCTCGACCCTTCGGTGTGTAACGGGCGAGTAGGGAGCTGGAATTTGAGCTGACAGGCTTATGGTGGTATAGCCTATCGACGAGATACGCACTGGTACCTACCGCCACCTGTTCCACCCTGAGCAGCTAATAAGCGGGAAGGAGGATGCCGCCAACAACTGTCTGACCTCCGAATATTTGAGAGCCGCGTGGTAAGCCAAGCTAATGCGTTCTAGATGCTCGTGGTCACTACACCGTCGGCAAGACGCTTGTTCGAGGCGTTGTTGACCGCATTCGCCGTGTGGCTGGCGTGCATTGGAACCCTTCCCTGAGTCCTGGATTATATACTAATTTCCTTGGAGATAGCTGCTCTTCACTTCAAGGTTTTATGATCTTCCACGCCTTTGGCGGCGGTACCGGCTCCGGTTTCGGCGCACTTTTACTTGAGCATCTCTCTTCAGAATATGGCAAGATGTCGAAGCTAGAGTTTGCCGTCTAC
This genomic interval carries:
- a CDS encoding uncharacterized protein (transcript_id=CADANIAT00005303) yields the protein MSHRFFGFLLAFSFVALSTGNPQGALFPHDPWLENRKTGPISRDLTTGLSISALHHVVTAHVQSLYRLDEDTVSAEIIHSFPTQPAP
- a CDS encoding uncharacterized protein (transcript_id=CADANIAT00005304), with translation MSPGQLYTKLCLAAGHKAALESCNGVSSIASQRSLRDCLQFRTNAVRILNDLLQDPVTAVAESTVLLVGSIVTIETINAEFAALQTHMKGLATLAELAGGLDALEHMTVSSIYQYNTPLMFIPFAANAPSAVTVYAALQNEPPIIPMSAKFRSEILQEPAIFYRRPDAYAIGFVIPPYIATLGSRFASSRWYTEVSPSLKYFLPIFTRLIQHFELGKAYPELVNDLNPPLRYSLLVYLYVRVSHVQSLPIVRHMVETFKHILAPRIPYLLVIAPDLLFWMLVIGGLGSKGYNTHSWFVDHTAYVAQHVGLSDRHQARRLLGEFFYTDQPEDTW
- a CDS encoding ribonuclease H family protein (transcript_id=CADANIAT00005305) gives rise to the protein MSLPAVPEAYIPRDPSTLSIPQATGGEAEPLICELSSPQKRQSKSKPQQQELSPALSGPRHLRGLTSRHTYSQSNALGEKDDSDILWFHTGTAMDMVERVRRGEDIGNGHLGNGWRPWSWSPLEKIQDFTEREIGKDSLRNLEQILPFSVAPHWVSPDIIIDGDAETAIETHRNILNRAPRPIALYTDGSGINGRVGAAAICPKYLISRSSYMGQQSESTVYVAELQGILLALVIILQRQMQHAVIFTDNQATLQALRNPGSQSGQYILEAIIMALNKGRKAGLNVHFRWIPAHRGVEGNEQADRRAKEATGWRRIRGHRGRMTIRSAVKRRAHEVVNARWENDWKSCHHGRELYELTPTPTRKVLRVHQDLHRALSTIIVQMRTGKIGLRHYLYQRGVPDVPNSDCQCGRATQSVRHILLACPTFSGLREEIFGGRSGGPEGEGSVKKIFNTPKLAIQAAKFMLRTGLLGQFGAVRRAEIDEAEH